caattattatctaccattattagcaacaattagtagctatcattattagcaataattgtgttagaaatgattattagacataattaatagtaccaattattatctaccattattagcaacaattaataagtaacaattattatctaccattattagcaactattattagctatcattattagtaataattgtgttagaaacgattattagtcataattaatagtaccaattattatttaccattattagcaacaattaatattaacaacaactaatagtttaccaataactattcatgccaaccacattccaaattcatgaaacaaaaacaaaaaaaggaaaccCTAGATCTAGAATGCATTTTCTCTCCATACATGAAACTACAATTAATCTCCAATAAAATCAAGCTATATCACCTAATTGATGGTGCAAGGTGGTGTCTCTACCTGTTCTACACTAATAACATCGTAGATAAGCTCTAATTTGGTCAACACAAAGCTCAAGCtccatggaagagagagaaaaccaaAATGTAAATTGCTCACTAACCAACCAATAAAACTTGGATTAGAGGGTGGGAATAGCATTTTCTTACCTTAAACAAGCTCCCCACCAAAGGATTTAAGTTCAAAGCCTCCCCCCCCTTCCTAGAGTGATTTTAGGGAGGTGTCCAAGGCCTCCCATaccttttttttcaagtggaagtgagtggctcggggaggaagaagagtggGCTGGCCACTTATGCTTGCCTCCCCCagctggtaacaccaaccgcccCTACAGAGAACACTGCAAGGGCGGCTCACTCCCTGGTTGGCTGCcccccactgtaagggcggttcaaaTGTTAGCCGCCCTACAGTGTGGGGAGCGCTCTCTTAGCAAGTTTTTTACGTAGTGTGAATAactattttgtctaatggtttcATGTGTCTGCTCCTCTTTCTGTCAGTGGTATGGACCAGAGGTACCTGCACCGCCTATATATATGATCATCACCAAGCTAAACAATGCAGTCTAGTGTTTAGCGCGCTTTGTCTCATGTGCTAGCATTTATTCGGTCTACGCAATCACATCACTAGATATTGCCAGAGCAAAACAATGCAAAGTTAGCGCGTCAGCTAGGCTCTTAAACGACATTATTCGGTGGATCCGGTGGACCCGATGTCCCGAGGCTCCTGGTGATCAGCACGCCTCTCGGATCTTGGAAGCCGCTTGAATGCTTGATACGACCTCGCAATCAATCAGTGAAAGTTTTTGCTGACTTGATTTGGACGCGGGATTCTGGTTTCCGCGCTACGTACGGCGGCAGCTCAACACGACGGCGCATCCATGCAAGCCATACACGTCCACATGCATCAACGCCGCCTACGCCAATCTAGCACACGTcggtagcattcaaagctaatcGGCACCATGTCATCAATTCTTAGACTTATCTtaagtcaatttttttttaattttgactgaatttttgaaaaaaatattaaaaaatttatgttaccaaaataatattattaaatttatcataaaatatattttcataagatgttTATTTTAATAATCTCTTTTTCTACAAATTAGtcatatttaataaaaataactGGCACCCACTAATCAATTCTTTGAAAAACGGAGGGAGTCCTAACAAGATGCCATGTACGACCCGCCGTAAAACAAGAAAAGAGCACTATCTAAAAAGGTAAGCAAGTTAATTAATAAGGCAGCGTATAAGGGTGTCCACAATGGTGCTAGCTATGTACTCTCTCTATCCCAATATATAAGACGTAACTACTTCGTTCAAAGATTAAGAACATACTTAATTCTCTTTTAGCATCAGTACTATCATATTAATATGTGAGAGCGAGAGCATGCCTTATATTATAGAAAGTATTTGTGAGAGAACACACCTTATATTATGGGACATGAACAAAAAGTGGTGGAGTAATTAGCCTACATGGAGGTGAGAGACAAAAACAAAGACTATTTTGTaccatcttatttttatatatactaTTGGACCTATTCTCTCACGAATTTTCGGACTGCGTGAAATAGATAGACTATTTGCTCGTCGCTAGTGACTATATTTTCTCCTACTTTTTTATGTACACGTCAGAATAGCTAGCCAAATTGCTAGTTGTTGGGACGCTCTAAGCATACGCTACCCTAGTTCTTCAGAACACTGGTGGTTCAAAACCTCCCATCACTGCCAGATTTTAAATCGGAAATATACAATCGGTAATGATAGGGGCTCATATTACTGTTAATTCAGAAACCCCCGCCAGTGATGAGGAGTTAAGAGTGCCGGTGCAAGGCTCCACCCAGCCGTGTTAGCAGCGATGCTCAAGCTAACACTATATATCCAGGCGTGTTCACAGATAGCCACGCAAGTGCGCTGACGGGCGCGGTCCACGGAGATTGTGGGCGACGTGGAGTCCGTGCTGAGGATTTCCGCTGACAGGGAAGATCCTTGGGCCTCCCTGTGGCGTCGATGCTGGCCATTTTCTTCCTTGGTGTCCATCCCAGCTAGAGCCCGGTCGGGCACCACGCCGTGCAGCTCCGCTACGCTGGCTATGGAGAAAAGGACAACCACGCATCGAAGGTATATTGGGCGTAGTCACGGAGTAGTTGTGGATATGGCAGATTGGCACGCTATTTAATGGTATAGAAACCGTTGAGGGAGTAGTCCCCTTATATATATAACTGCCAGAGTTTTGCAGAGCTAGTACAGTTTACCAAGTTGGAGCACAAACCCATGGCGCTGCCGCTGCTACGGAACAGCATTCCTATGGTCTCGCTGGCCGTGTCAGTCGCTGCGTTGTACACGAGCGCCGTGTCCTCGCATGTGAGACCCGGCTTCCCCCGTGTGGCCATGCTACTCCCGGTGGGCGTCCTCTTCATGGCGGTCCCATTGGCTTTCTCATCCGCCGTCCTACGGTGCAGTGCCTTCTTGTTCCTCACATGGCTCGGAGCGTTCAAGGTCCTTCTCCTGGCCATGGACCGTGGGCCGCTAAACCCCAGCCTACCCGTTCTCCACTTCCTCTTGGCTGTAGCTCTCCCCGTGGAGCTCATCACAGCAAGCGACGGCAGCCGTCGTCCCGACAAAGACAAGCCGTTGCTGGCGGCGGCGTCTATCATTTCGTGCACGTTCAAGGTGGTCACCGTAGCCGCCATGGCCCATTTCTACTGGTTCTTCGACAGGTTGCATCTCTACGTGCGCCTCGCGCTGTACGGGGTCCGGTTCTGGTTCTCCATAGAGGTCCTCTTCGCCTGTGCCGCGGCCGGCTGCAGCGCGGCGCTGGATGTGGAGGTGAAGCCCCAGTTCGTCCAGCCGTACCTTGCGACGTCGCTGCGCGACTTCTGGGGCCGGCGGTGGAACCTCCCGGTGTCCGCCGTCCTCCGGGCGGCAGTGTACAACCCACTGCGCGCGCGGGCGGGGAAGGAGGCCGGCCTCCTGGCCACGTTTCTCGTGTCTGGGCTGATGCACGAGGCCCTGCTCTGCTACTCCACCCTGCAGCGCCCCACCGGAAAGATGGCCGCCTTCTTCCTTCTCCACGGCGCATGCCGCGTGGCCGAGGACTGGTGCGCGCGCCGCTGGCCGCCACCGCCCCGGCCTCTGGCCACGTTGCTCTTCGTGGCATTTATGACTACGTCGTTTTGCCTTGTCTTCGCACCTCTTTGTTGCGATGGATGGGAGGAGATGCTGCATTCTTACCGCAGTCCCAATAGCAGAAACTAGACATAATTTTTATAGCGAAGCCAATCCCAATAATACAATCTAGGTATAGTTTTTATAGCGGGCTACGTCAATAAAAAATTATCTATAAAAACTATACAGGAGATTTCTTTGcctaataaatgttgcttatttTTTCTCTCTCCTATGTCGGTCGTCTTTCTTGGCCGGCCTTCACCTCGGCATGGAGGCCGCGTGCTTGTGCATCATCGAAGGTGGACGGCAAGCGGAATCGGCTCGCATGCGTCGTCGTCATGGAGGCGGCTATGGTAGGAGAGCGATGCAGGTGTGCTCAGAAAGACAGGCGAGCGCACATGAGCACGACGGCCGGTGGCGCAGGGTAGCGCATGCGAGCGCGGTGGCTGGTGGTGCGGGCGGGCGAGGGAACGCTAGCACGGTGGTCGGCGGGCAAGGGCGCGCAGCTTCCGACCGGCCAGCGCGGTGACACAGGTGAGCAATCGAGTGCACGCGCGGTCACGCGACACAGGCAAGGAGAGTGCAATCGATCGAGCACGGCAACGTGCCAGCCGAGTGCACGCGAGCGTGGCGACGCTGGCGAGCAGCCGAGACAGCCGGCAAGCGCGCAGTGGAATGCACGCAATCGCTCGTGAGCAGAGTAAATGCGAGCGCGGCCGCCGAGCGCACCACGAGCACGGCAACGCTTAGCCAGCAGCCGCGGCAGCCTAGTTGCGAGCGCCATGGCCGGCGGTCGGCAGGCATTGTGTGGCGACACGGGCGAGCAGCCCCAGCCAGCAAACGAGCGGTGACGGGCGCACATGGAGGAGCAACGTCCATCACGGCCCCTCTTACATGGAAACTGTCGCTTTCTTTTCATTATTACTGAATTCCATTGGTGGACCTAGCTAGAATTTTATGATCATCATAGGGTATAccataaaaaaaaaattcttacgCAATTCGGTAAAACTACTTCCTATTCGATAAAACCATGTGCATTAAATAATATGATAAGCCTTAAATTGAAAGATTAACTAAAAACTATAACAAATTAtgatataaataaaagaaatgcaAATAAATTGAAATAATAGCCATAAAAGAGACTTAGAACAAGATGGGATGAAAAGATAGAAAAAGAGAGGATGAAATatgttattttataattttaatatctagaggggatacaaaataaaaaataaaaataaggaCACATAAGGTGTCATGGGATACAACTGGAGGGGATAAAAAGAATAGAAAAACTAATCCATACTTAATTTTAAAAGTtacaaaagaaaatagaaaattaAAATGTCATCGTACATAGCTATTGATAAGAGATAAGCGAAGCCGAAGTTATATTATttgtatttattattttatttcatGACGTGTTTCATAGGAAACAACAACTTGGGATAAATAAAACTAGAAAGTAAAAGATAGAACATATTATATTAGTTATTAATATTGAGAGGGGATAAATAACTAGAAATTAAAAATAATTCACAGGTGAGATTTTACGGGACATAACAAGATGGAATAAATATAAAAACTAAAGAAACAAATATATTATATACAGTTAATTTTTAAAGGGGCaaaaaaacagagaataaaGAAATTCAAAACAGAAAATGAAGACATTGTAGACCAAAAGACATACCATTGGGCTAGCAAGGCATAATAACAATATATGTTgcaaatttatatatatagattATAATACactattaattaaataggaggcTGACGCACAAGGTATGTCGTGGCCCACCTAGCATACCCTGTGGGTTCGCCTCCGTTGAATTCGTCGTTTCTTTGTGCCTCGTACCTTGTTACGAGGAAAGATATATTTTCGCCAATAGGAAACAGTTtccttcattttcattttcttttctcACTAATTAGGCTGCTACATCAGCATTTTGCTTAGCTGGTAGGTTATTTAATAGAGATAGAAATAATCATTAATAACCTATTGGGAGTTCCCTTAGGTCTCCAATGGTTCTCAAATAGCTAGTCTAGGAGAAGTTCTATTGGCTATCAATGACAATTTACAAATATCTAACTAGATGAGACATATAAAGAAGAATAAATAAACACTATATTATTGGAGAGTTATGTGAGAGAGGCATTTCTAGGAGTTCGTGTTAGATTAACTATTTACAAGTCGCTATCTATTTGGCATAATAGCCATTTTGGTCCTTGAACTATTACTCAAAGCTCAGTTTCATTCCAGAACTTCCAAAACGGCTTTTTTTAGTCCTCAAACTCAACTTTTAGGCTCAATTTCAGCTTAGAACTACGAAGATGATCATTTTAGTCCTCAAATTTGCATTTTAGACTCAGTTTCATACATAAAGTGCATTTCGGTCTTTAAACTTTTATTTTAAGTCAACTTTTATTTTAGGCACAATTGCATCCATGCATTACCAAAATGTATTTTGGATTAGTTATAACAATATAGGTCTATCACCACCAGTGATTTGAGATGGACAATCATCGTTAGGTACTATTGTCCCTAGCGTCATCCCTACTATTATAAGGTAACATTAAAAATAACAACAGTTTTGAATTATTAACGGCCACCAAAGAGTTTTGTaatgaatattatttttttagctcCAATCCTTGGTGGTGTTAGAGCTGACTAGTAGGACGATAAACAAAGTTgagttaaaaataaaagattAAAGACTAAAATACACTTTAATATAGTTTATGGATGAAATTGAGCCCAAAATGCAAAGTTTGAGGATTGAAATGATCAACTTCATAGTTCTAGGATGAAATTGAGCCTAAAATAGAGCTTAAGGACTAATACGACTGTTTTAAAAGTTTGGGGATAAAACTAAACCTCGAGTAATAATTCAGGGACCAAAACAGCTATTCTGCCTAACTATTTAGGTGTCACTAGCTATTTGATCTTTCTCCTTGATAGCCATAGAAGTGCTacttttttattagttttataCCTCATCTAGTGCAAAAGTCATTAAAGATATCCTCATAGCCAATAAAATTCCTCCTAGACTAGCTATTTGACTACCATTGAGGATGGTGCCTAGCGTAGATAATGGTCATTGAATCCCCGAACATAACTTGTTGGCTAAGCCAAtctctaaaaaataaatatgaagaATATGTAGTATATGATGTACAAACAAACTATAGAGAAACAATTCAGTACTGGTATAAGTTTTTAGCTTTCCTGTTATATTAATggtagcacgagtagttaattcatctagAGCTGTTCTAGCTCTGGTCTGACAAATGATCTAGAGCATGAGGCGAGGGCGTAGGATTGCCAGCATTGCctgagctactgccgaccactcgGAATGCAGAGGGCgaatctcgtgcacgtgtggaGAGGAGTCGAAGACAGTGCCAGCTCTAGAAAACTCgtgtagaaaaaaaaaactagtccACTAACCAAAAAGTTATTTGAAGGATAATCATGTTGAGGACATTATAGAGAAAATTatgacaaaaataaataaagtattAGAAGTGCACGTATCTTTAGACAAAAATCTGGTCGGTGgcgacaaaattgtctggccctcgagctttccGATGTAAgatcatgacggtggtcgcagTTGTCGTTGCGCCATTCTTTGCGGTGATCATTATTGTGACACGacaggtggtcagagcaagtaggttaagcaacttggtcgatagcccCGAGCAGGTCAGTATTGTCGATctacctccctttgtagcagggatgCGGGCAACATATTGTCGAAGTGGTTgaagacgttgctggagtggtCATGGCCGAAACCAGCATGATCGGAGTTTTAGccgacgtcggtgaagaagtgatcgATACAAATTAGATTTGTGCCTCCTCCATGGTTGTGGCGGTAAAGCTTATAAAGTCGGTGGTCTAGGTGATTTGGCTAACGATGAACGTGAGGTTGTCCCCCACAGCcgtgaagtcggggatgatgaccatctggtTCTCGTCTGGGAAGCTATATGCACACCCCATacttggcgcgccactgtcaatGAAATATAGTTGGCAGTCGACCTAGGGGTATGCCCAAGGTAGTAGATTATCGGCAAATAAGTGTGCAAGCTATGAACTAGATGGTGAGGCAAGACatagacaaggattttatccaggttctgCCATCATAagagcgtaatacctacgtcctgtatCTGATTGTATGACTCTGTGTATGAGAGATGATATGATATGAGATGTGTTGTCCTCTAGGGCCcccgcccctccttatatattgcgaagggacagagttacaagcaaagtatcctatttgatacattatcttcttgtagccttgcggacTTGCGGTGCATGCCGACCAGCATCGTGTGTTgcatgtcttcatcttgtggaccggGCCACCtccgatggtgcggcccatgtcaagccatgagggtatagaggtttatacccccacagtttataaattaaaaaagcgtgtaaaaatatgaaatgttGTTCCACTTCCTTTGCATGGTGTTGTTGTTCCATAAGAACACTTAATATGGTCATGTAATTACAAAAGAATGTGGATCTCTAAATTTATTATGCTCTCATATGCTTATTTGTAATTCAAACTTTGCTTTcttttttgataattaaattataAGACCTAAGCACATATACATTTCTGAATTGTCATGTGTTGATATGTTTTTTGACATATTGACTTTAGTGAGAAGAGATGGTTGGGCGTCGTCTCCCTCCGCTAGAAGTGTTTGGTTTTAGCGGAAAAAGGAATTTGATGTACGGCCGCCGCAAGTACTGTATAATCATCCCAGCATAGTAAGCAACTCTATGTGTTTCTATCCACATTAATGTCTCAAATACGCTTgtattaatattttttctaatatgtatatatgtatttttTAAATATACCGTAGAGAATTGACCTAGTCATGTGTCTTGAAGATACACTCTAATATTTTGGGCTTGAGGAAATGGATGTCAAATGCTTTGCAGTAGACGACAATGGACAGGTGCAGCAATGTCAAGTTGGTTTTTCCATCTCCGCTAAGAGTGGTAGAGGCGGTGTTGTAGAAATCTCAGAGGTGGGAAGAAAGGCACATGATGTATCTATTGGAAAAAAAAGTTTGGTGTGCTAGCATGTCTGAATAAGCTTGCAACTATGGGTGTAACCTGCCCAGGATGATACAAGCTATTGATGCACACTCATGATCCGGCGGACTTTTGTGCAAGGATGGCTCGAAATAACCGGAATGATGTGGTAAGTAAAAGTCAACCTCctagcttatatatatatatatatatatatatatatatatatatatatatataatagttCTTTTGTATCAAGATTTATTGTTATTGGAAACCTTAGTTCTCATATCAATTTATtctgctaacacttaactacaGGTTAAGACTATGACATAACCTATGCAGGTTGTAGCTTTGAAGCCATTCTTAACCAAACAATTTTAGCATTGGGTAATGAATGGAAATATGCCGATAAATGGCCAACGCTCACTTTTGAAGGATTTCAGGCGAAGTTGCTTGTCAATAACAAACGATTAGTTGACCCACCGCTATTGATCATTTTGAGTCGACCTTGTGCTCGTTCTTATGAAGCAAGAGAGAGTGCACTAGTGCATGCCTTGAATTTCGTCGATGATGTTTGTGCATACCATATCGGTGATCTACACTACACCGAACTCATAATGCGAGACATCGTCAGGTGGGCTATTAGGAGTCATCTTGGTATGTAGCTGATGAACTTTGAGGTGTACATGGATGACATGCATCTTATTTGTAATGACTTGGTTTAAATTATTTTGGTTTGGATGAACTTAATGAATGAGGATGATCATTGTAATATTTAAGCTCTTAATTAGTTTCATTCTTATTTATGGATAATGTACAATAGTGTAGCATATAATACAAGTACAAAACTATATGGAACGATGATAAATTGAATGCAAAGAAactataaaaaaagaaaaggacattATTTAGACCCGGTTGGTTATCCAACTGGTACTAAAGGTGGTCTCTCTTTAGTCTAGATGGGCTTATTTAGGAGgtcccttttagtcccggttggtatagGTAACCCGAACTAAAAGACCCCATTCAATCTCAGTTGGCAGCCCCTGACTAAAGGGGTGTCCTTTAGTCCCGTATTGTCACTCCCGGTTGGGCAACCCGGATTAGATGGAGTTCCTGACGTGCAGTAGTGCTTGCACAACCTATATATGACCATCACCAAgctaaattttttttgacaagtaaTCAACTTTATTAACAGCACAAGGCTGATAGAACGTTTACAAAAGTGATGGTTACAGAGTTGATTGCCCTAAGAAGGGGACAGTCATTTGCATGACTAGGATTGGAACAGCTGAA
This window of the Sorghum bicolor cultivar BTx623 chromosome 7, Sorghum_bicolor_NCBIv3, whole genome shotgun sequence genome carries:
- the LOC8067931 gene encoding probable long-chain-alcohol O-fatty-acyltransferase 1, producing MALPLLRNSIPMVSLAVSVAALYTSAVSSHVRPGFPRVAMLLPVGVLFMAVPLAFSSAVLRCSAFLFLTWLGAFKVLLLAMDRGPLNPSLPVLHFLLAVALPVELITASDGSRRPDKDKPLLAAASIISCTFKVVTVAAMAHFYWFFDRLHLYVRLALYGVRFWFSIEVLFACAAAGCSAALDVEVKPQFVQPYLATSLRDFWGRRWNLPVSAVLRAAVYNPLRARAGKEAGLLATFLVSGLMHEALLCYSTLQRPTGKMAAFFLLHGACRVAEDWCARRWPPPPRPLATLLFVAFMTTSFCLVFAPLCCDGWEEMLHSYRSPNSRN